Proteins encoded by one window of Burkholderia plantarii:
- a CDS encoding D-alanine--D-alanine ligase gives MSGIDPKRFGKVAVLLGGVTAEREVSLNSGRLVLQGLRDAGIDAHPFDPSERPLSALKDEGFVRAFNALHGGYGENGQIQGALDFYGIRYTGPGVLGSALGLDKFRTKLVWQQTGIPTPPFETVMRGDDVAARAPEIVAKLGLPLFVKPASEGSSVAVIKVKDAAALPAALDEAGRHDRIVIVEKSIEGGGEYTACIAGDLDLPVIRIVPAGEFYDYHAKYLADDTQYLIPCGIDAAKETEFKRLARRAFEVLGCSGWGRADFMLDAAGNPYFLEVNTAPGMTDHSLPPKAARAVGISYSELVVKVLSLTLED, from the coding sequence ATGAGCGGGATCGATCCGAAACGTTTCGGCAAGGTGGCGGTACTGCTCGGCGGCGTGACCGCCGAGCGCGAGGTATCGCTGAATTCGGGCAGGCTGGTGCTGCAGGGCCTGCGCGACGCGGGCATCGACGCGCATCCGTTCGACCCGTCCGAGCGGCCGCTGTCGGCGCTGAAGGACGAGGGCTTCGTGCGCGCGTTCAACGCGCTGCACGGCGGCTACGGCGAGAACGGCCAGATCCAGGGCGCGCTCGATTTCTACGGGATCCGCTACACCGGTCCCGGCGTGCTCGGCTCGGCGCTCGGCCTCGACAAGTTCCGCACCAAGCTGGTCTGGCAGCAGACCGGCATCCCGACGCCGCCGTTCGAGACCGTGATGCGCGGTGACGACGTGGCCGCGCGTGCGCCGGAAATCGTCGCGAAGCTGGGCCTGCCGCTGTTCGTGAAGCCGGCCAGCGAAGGCTCGAGCGTCGCGGTGATCAAGGTGAAGGACGCCGCCGCGCTGCCGGCCGCGCTCGACGAGGCGGGCCGGCACGACCGCATCGTGATCGTCGAGAAGAGCATCGAGGGCGGCGGCGAGTACACGGCCTGCATCGCGGGCGACCTGGATCTGCCGGTGATCCGCATCGTGCCGGCCGGCGAGTTCTACGACTATCACGCGAAATACCTCGCCGACGACACGCAGTACCTGATCCCGTGCGGGATCGACGCGGCGAAGGAAACGGAATTCAAGCGGCTCGCGCGCCGCGCGTTCGAGGTGCTCGGCTGCAGCGGCTGGGGTCGCGCCGATTTCATGCTCGACGCGGCGGGCAACCCGTATTTCCTGGAAGTGAACACGGCGCCGGGGATGACCGACCACTCGCTGCCGCCGAAGGCGGCGCGCGCGGTCGGCATCAGCTACTCGGAGCTGGTGGTGAAGGTGTTGTCGCTGACGCTCGAAGACTGA
- a CDS encoding cell division protein FtsQ/DivIB, translating to MWNNVRQLNLAASALYALLLLGCTAAGCYWLIQRPAFALRTILIDGDTDHINSPTVRASVVGRLKGNFFTVDLDTARVAFEQMPWVRHASVRRVWPNALAVSLEEYKPLGTWGSDQLVSTDGELFTANQGELDEELPAFDGPDGSAKEVVRRYRDFGKWLAPLNSPLEEVTLSSRYAWTVKLANGMEIEFGRERNGDTLPDRAQRLVAAWPAVTERWGADIEYADLRYPNGFAIRAAGMRFLSDTDHGKK from the coding sequence ATGTGGAACAACGTTCGCCAGCTCAACCTCGCGGCCAGCGCGCTTTACGCGCTGCTGCTGCTCGGTTGCACGGCGGCGGGCTGCTACTGGCTGATCCAGCGCCCGGCGTTCGCGCTGCGCACGATCCTGATCGACGGCGACACCGACCATATCAATTCACCCACGGTGCGCGCGAGCGTGGTCGGGCGGCTGAAGGGCAACTTCTTCACCGTCGATCTCGATACCGCGCGCGTCGCGTTCGAGCAGATGCCGTGGGTGCGCCACGCGAGCGTGCGGCGCGTCTGGCCGAACGCGCTGGCCGTCTCGCTGGAGGAATACAAGCCGCTCGGCACCTGGGGCAGCGACCAGCTCGTCAGCACCGACGGCGAGCTGTTCACGGCGAACCAGGGCGAGCTCGACGAGGAACTGCCGGCCTTCGACGGTCCGGACGGCAGCGCCAAGGAAGTCGTGCGGCGCTACCGCGATTTCGGCAAATGGCTCGCGCCGCTGAATTCGCCGCTGGAGGAGGTCACGCTGTCGTCGCGCTACGCGTGGACCGTCAAGCTCGCGAACGGCATGGAGATCGAGTTCGGGCGCGAGCGCAATGGCGACACGCTGCCCGATCGCGCGCAACGGCTGGTGGCCGCGTGGCCGGCCGTCACCGAGCGCTGGGGCGCCGACATCGAGTACGCGGACCTGCGCTATCCGAACGGGTTCGCGATCCGCGCGGCAGGCATGCGCTTCCTGAGCGACACCGACCACGGCAAGAAGTAA
- the ftsA gene encoding cell division protein FtsA translates to MSKDYKDLLVALDIGTSKVVAVVAELKGEGRYEVIGLGQSESKGLKKGVVVNIEATVQSIQRALEEAELMADCKITNVFTGIAGSHIRSFNSSGMVAIKEKEVTQTDVARVIETAKAINIPTDQQVLHILTQEFIIDGQEDVREPIGMSGIRLEVKVHIVTGAVSAAQNIVKCVRRCGLEVNDLILQPLASSLAVLTEDEKDLGVVLVDIGGGTTDIAIFAEGAIRHTAVIPIAGDQITSDIAMALRTPTPDAEDIKVSHGIAKQALADPDEMVEVPGLGERGPRTLSRQALAAVIEPRVEELFSLVQQVVRESGYEELLSSGVVLTGGAAMMPGMVELGEDIFLKPVRIGAPEYAGGLADVVRNPRYSTAMGLLVEGSAQRMRGRKVAVQSGSAGQIFTRMKDWFLSNF, encoded by the coding sequence ATGAGCAAAGACTACAAAGATCTGCTGGTTGCCCTCGACATCGGAACCTCGAAGGTCGTGGCCGTCGTGGCCGAGCTGAAGGGCGAAGGCCGCTACGAGGTGATCGGCCTCGGCCAGAGCGAGTCGAAAGGTCTCAAGAAAGGCGTCGTGGTGAACATCGAGGCCACCGTGCAGTCGATCCAGCGGGCGCTCGAGGAGGCCGAGCTGATGGCCGACTGCAAGATCACGAACGTGTTCACGGGGATCGCCGGCAGCCACATTCGCAGCTTCAATTCGAGCGGGATGGTGGCAATCAAGGAGAAGGAGGTCACGCAGACCGACGTGGCGCGCGTGATCGAGACCGCCAAGGCGATCAACATCCCTACCGACCAGCAGGTGCTGCACATCCTGACCCAGGAATTCATCATCGACGGCCAGGAGGACGTGCGCGAGCCGATCGGCATGAGCGGGATCCGTCTCGAGGTGAAGGTCCACATCGTGACGGGCGCGGTCAGCGCGGCGCAGAACATCGTCAAGTGCGTGCGCCGCTGCGGGCTCGAGGTCAACGACCTGATCCTGCAGCCGCTCGCCTCGTCGCTGGCGGTGCTGACCGAGGACGAGAAGGATCTCGGCGTGGTGCTGGTCGACATCGGCGGCGGCACTACCGACATCGCGATCTTCGCGGAAGGCGCGATCCGCCATACCGCGGTGATCCCGATCGCGGGCGACCAGATCACGAGCGACATCGCGATGGCGCTGCGCACGCCGACGCCCGACGCCGAGGACATCAAGGTCAGCCACGGCATCGCCAAGCAGGCGCTGGCCGATCCGGACGAGATGGTGGAAGTGCCGGGGCTCGGCGAGCGCGGTCCGCGCACGCTGTCGCGCCAGGCGCTCGCGGCCGTGATCGAGCCGCGCGTGGAAGAGCTGTTCTCACTCGTGCAACAAGTCGTGCGCGAGTCGGGTTACGAAGAGTTACTTAGTTCCGGTGTCGTGCTCACCGGCGGGGCTGCGATGATGCCCGGCATGGTCGAGCTGGGCGAGGACATTTTCCTGAAACCGGTGCGTATCGGCGCGCCCGAATATGCGGGCGGCCTCGCCGACGTGGTGCGCAATCCGCGCTACTCGACGGCGATGGGGCTGCTCGTGGAAGGCAGCGCGCAACGCATGCGCGGCCGCAAGGTCGCAGTGCAATCGGGCTCGGCGGGCCAGATCTTCACGCGGATGAAGGACTGGTTCCTGAGCAATTTCTGA
- the ftsZ gene encoding cell division protein FtsZ yields MEFEMLETETNGTIIKVIGVGGAGGNAVAHMINRGVQGVDFVVMNTDAQALSRSRAPNVIQLGSTGLGAGAKPDMGRAAAEEARERIADSLRGAHMVFITAGMGGGTGTGAAPVVAQIAKEMGILTVGVVSKPFEFEGGKRMRVAEAGAQQLEDHVDSLIVVLNDKLFDVMGDDAEMDKCFQCADDVLNNAVAGIAEIINVDGLVNVDFEDVKTVMGEQGKAMMGTATVAGVDRARLAAEQAVASPLLEGVDLSGARGVLVNITSSRSLRLSETREVMNTIKSYAAEDATVIFGAVYDDAMGDALRVTVVATGLGRAAKKQQTTPMTLLRTGTDNQPVGAVAHSYAPAHVNTADYGALDTPAVWRNSRETAASHVQALQEKGVDTYDIPAFLRKQAD; encoded by the coding sequence ATGGAATTCGAAATGCTGGAAACCGAGACCAACGGCACCATCATCAAGGTGATCGGGGTCGGTGGCGCGGGCGGCAACGCGGTCGCGCACATGATCAACCGCGGCGTGCAGGGCGTCGATTTCGTCGTCATGAACACCGACGCGCAGGCGCTCTCGCGCTCGCGCGCGCCGAACGTGATCCAGCTCGGCAGCACCGGCCTCGGCGCCGGCGCGAAGCCGGACATGGGCCGTGCTGCCGCCGAGGAAGCGCGCGAGCGGATCGCCGATTCGCTGCGCGGCGCGCACATGGTGTTCATCACCGCCGGCATGGGCGGCGGCACCGGCACGGGCGCCGCTCCGGTGGTCGCGCAGATCGCCAAGGAGATGGGCATCCTGACGGTGGGCGTGGTCAGCAAGCCGTTCGAGTTCGAGGGCGGCAAGCGCATGCGCGTGGCCGAAGCGGGCGCGCAGCAGCTCGAGGATCACGTCGATTCGCTGATCGTCGTGCTGAACGACAAGCTGTTCGACGTGATGGGCGACGACGCCGAGATGGACAAGTGCTTCCAGTGCGCCGACGACGTGCTGAACAACGCCGTCGCGGGCATCGCCGAAATCATCAACGTCGACGGTCTCGTCAACGTCGACTTCGAAGACGTGAAGACGGTGATGGGCGAGCAGGGCAAGGCGATGATGGGCACGGCCACGGTGGCCGGCGTCGATCGCGCGCGTCTCGCGGCCGAGCAGGCCGTGGCGAGCCCGCTGCTCGAAGGCGTCGATCTGTCGGGCGCGCGCGGCGTGCTGGTCAACATCACGTCGAGCCGTTCGCTGCGCCTGTCGGAAACGCGCGAAGTGATGAACACCATCAAGAGCTACGCGGCGGAAGACGCCACGGTGATCTTCGGCGCCGTCTACGACGACGCGATGGGCGACGCGCTGCGCGTGACGGTGGTGGCCACGGGCCTCGGCCGCGCGGCGAAGAAGCAGCAGACCACGCCGATGACGCTGCTGCGCACCGGTACCGACAACCAGCCGGTCGGCGCGGTGGCGCACAGCTACGCCCCGGCGCACGTGAATACCGCGGACTACGGCGCGCTCGACACGCCGGCCGTCTGGCGCAATTCGCGTGAAACGGCGGCCTCGCACGTGCAGGCGCTGCAGGAAAAGGGCGTCGATACTTACGACATCCCGGCATTCCTGCGCAAGCAGGCCGACTGA
- a CDS encoding peroxiredoxin has protein sequence MIQAGDTLPDAQVFEFVDEAREGCTLGPNALGVREQTAGKRVVIFGLPGAFTPTCSARHVPGYVELAEPLRAAGVDEIWCVSVNDAFVMGAWGRDLHTAGKVRMIADGSAALTQALGLTQDLSARGMGIRSQRYAMVVDDGVVKTLAVEAPGKFEVSDAASILAALTR, from the coding sequence ATGATTCAAGCAGGCGATACGCTGCCCGACGCACAAGTCTTCGAGTTCGTCGACGAAGCGCGCGAGGGTTGCACGCTCGGGCCGAATGCGCTCGGCGTGCGTGAACAGACGGCGGGCAAGCGCGTGGTGATCTTCGGATTGCCGGGCGCGTTCACGCCGACCTGTTCGGCCAGGCACGTGCCGGGCTACGTCGAGCTGGCCGAGCCGCTGCGCGCGGCCGGCGTCGACGAGATCTGGTGCGTGTCCGTCAACGACGCATTCGTGATGGGCGCCTGGGGACGGGATCTGCACACCGCGGGCAAGGTGCGCATGATCGCGGACGGCAGCGCTGCATTGACTCAGGCACTGGGACTTACGCAGGATTTGTCCGCGCGCGGCATGGGGATCCGTTCCCAGCGCTACGCGATGGTGGTCGACGACGGCGTGGTCAAGACGCTGGCGGTCGAGGCACCGGGCAAGTTCGAAGTCAGCGACGCGGCAAGCATCCTGGCGGCGCTCACGCGCTGA
- the lpxC gene encoding UDP-3-O-acyl-N-acetylglucosamine deacetylase: MLKQRTIKSIVKTVGIGLHSGRKVELTLRPAAPGTGIVFTRVDLPAPVEIPANAMAIGDTRLASVLQKDGARVSTVEHLMSACAGLGVDNLYVDVTAEEIPIMDGSASSFVFLIQSAGIEEQNAPKRFIKVTRPVEIRDGDKFARLDPYFGFKLKFTIDFRHPAVDKTGQELEVDFANTSYVREIARARTFGFAHEVEMMRELGLARGGSMDNAIVLDEYRILNNDGLRYDDEFVKHKMLDAIGDLYVVGHPLLASYTAYKSGHGLNNALLRELLAHEDAYEMVTFEDLKAAPRGFGFDAQTAFA, encoded by the coding sequence ATGTTGAAGCAGCGAACCATCAAATCGATCGTGAAGACCGTCGGCATCGGCCTGCACTCGGGCCGCAAGGTCGAACTGACGCTTCGCCCGGCCGCGCCGGGTACGGGGATCGTCTTCACGCGCGTCGATTTGCCGGCCCCGGTCGAGATTCCGGCCAACGCGATGGCGATCGGCGACACGCGCCTCGCGTCGGTGCTGCAGAAGGACGGCGCGCGTGTCTCGACGGTCGAGCACCTGATGTCGGCCTGCGCCGGCCTCGGCGTCGACAATCTCTACGTCGACGTGACCGCCGAGGAAATCCCGATCATGGACGGTAGCGCCTCGTCGTTCGTCTTCCTGATCCAGTCGGCCGGCATCGAGGAGCAGAACGCGCCGAAGCGTTTCATCAAGGTGACGCGCCCGGTCGAGATTCGCGACGGCGACAAGTTCGCCCGGCTCGATCCGTATTTCGGCTTCAAGCTCAAGTTCACGATCGATTTCCGCCATCCGGCCGTCGACAAGACGGGTCAGGAACTCGAGGTCGATTTCGCCAATACGTCCTACGTGCGCGAGATCGCACGCGCGCGCACCTTCGGCTTCGCCCACGAGGTCGAAATGATGCGCGAGCTGGGCCTGGCGCGCGGCGGCAGCATGGACAACGCGATCGTGCTCGACGAGTACCGCATCCTCAACAACGACGGCCTGCGCTACGACGACGAGTTCGTGAAGCACAAGATGCTCGACGCGATCGGCGATCTGTACGTGGTGGGCCATCCGCTGCTCGCGTCGTACACCGCCTACAAGTCGGGCCACGGCCTCAACAACGCCTTGCTGCGCGAACTGCTCGCGCACGAGGACGCCTACGAGATGGTCACGTTCGAGGATTTGAAGGCCGCGCCGCGCGGTTTCGGCTTCGACGCGCAGACGGCGTTCGCGTAA
- a CDS encoding DciA family protein produces the protein MNRPPRSAKSSAYASARAAGYSRPQVAADVLKRTDAFAALRAGVEQVASLQRDLRALLPDYLANHVEPGSIKDGGLTLFAAHNALAARLRQVAPRLVADLQARGWHVATLKVRVRPQDAPEPLRIKQARMTPAGTEALRELAEALAPSPLQDALARMAERHAKKPKPTR, from the coding sequence ATGAATCGCCCGCCCAGGTCCGCCAAGTCGTCCGCCTACGCATCCGCCCGTGCGGCTGGCTACTCGCGCCCGCAGGTGGCGGCCGACGTGCTCAAGCGCACCGACGCGTTCGCCGCGCTGCGCGCCGGCGTCGAGCAGGTCGCCTCGCTGCAGCGCGATCTGCGCGCGCTGCTGCCCGACTATCTCGCCAATCACGTCGAACCCGGCTCGATCAAGGACGGCGGCCTGACGCTGTTCGCGGCGCACAACGCGCTGGCCGCGCGGCTGCGGCAGGTGGCGCCGCGCCTCGTCGCCGACCTGCAGGCGCGCGGCTGGCACGTCGCGACGCTGAAGGTACGGGTGCGCCCGCAGGATGCGCCGGAGCCGCTGCGGATCAAGCAGGCGCGCATGACGCCCGCGGGCACCGAGGCGCTGCGCGAGCTGGCCGAGGCGCTGGCGCCGTCGCCGCTGCAGGACGCGCTGGCACGCATGGCCGAGCGGCATGCGAAGAAACCGAAGCCGACGCGCTGA
- the secA gene encoding preprotein translocase subunit SecA produces MTTGFLQKIFGSRNQRLVKQYQKTVAAINALEPQIEQLTDDQLRGKTGEFRQRVAAGESLDKLLPEAFAVCREASRRVLKMRHFDTQLIGGMVLHYGKIAEMRTGEGKTLVATLAAYLNALSGRGVHVVTVNDYLAQRDAEWMGRLYNFLGLSVGINLSGMEHEQKHEAYGADITYGTNNEFGFDYLRDNMVYETEARVQRALNFSIVDEVDSILIDEARTPLIISGQAEDHTELYVRMNALPPLLERQIGEEKADGTGVEKPGDYTLDEKGRQVFLTESGHEKAERLLAEWGLIGEGESLYAPQNITLMHHVYAALRAHTLFHLDQHYVVQNGEVVIVDEFTGRLMAGRRWSDGLHQAVEAKEHAKIQSENQTLASITFQNYFRMYAKLSGMTGTADTEAYEFNEIYGLETVVIPTNRPPKRIDKQDQIYKSAKERYDAVIRDIRDCYERGQPVLVGTTSIENSELLSHLLKQAGLPHEVLNAKQHAREAAIVAEAGRPKRITIATNMAGRGTDIVLGGNVEKQASFIEADDAIPAEEKVARIQQLHDEWETLHEQVKAAGGLHIIGTERHESRRIDNQLRGRAGRQGDPGSSRFYLSLDDPLLRIFAGDRVRAIMDRLKMPEGEAIEAGIVTRSIESAQRKVEARNFDIRKQLLEYDDVSNDQRKVIYQQRNELLEANDIAETIGAMRHGVITEIVHQYVPQGSIEEQWDLPELEEALRNDWGLDLAVQEMVNESQSINVDEILEAVTTAADEHYEAKVALVGREAFSSFERSIMLQTLDRLWREHLAALDHLRQGIHLRGYAQKNPKQEYKREAFELFAAMLEATKQEVTRIVMNVQIQSPEQLEEVAEQIEESGGQLVENVELRHADFSDTGAAVATVATAEMVGSAMAAGAGGELAGDVPRVGRNDPCPCGSGKKYKHCHGKLS; encoded by the coding sequence ATGACAACCGGTTTTCTCCAGAAGATTTTTGGCAGCCGCAATCAGCGGCTCGTCAAGCAATACCAAAAGACCGTCGCGGCGATCAATGCGCTCGAGCCGCAGATCGAGCAGTTGACGGACGACCAGTTGCGCGGCAAGACGGGTGAATTCCGCCAGCGCGTCGCGGCCGGCGAGTCGCTCGACAAGCTGCTGCCGGAGGCGTTCGCGGTCTGTCGCGAGGCGAGCCGGCGCGTGCTGAAGATGCGCCATTTCGATACGCAGTTGATCGGGGGCATGGTGCTGCATTACGGCAAGATCGCCGAAATGCGCACCGGCGAAGGCAAGACGCTCGTCGCGACGCTGGCCGCCTACCTGAACGCACTGTCGGGCCGCGGCGTCCACGTCGTGACCGTCAACGACTATCTCGCGCAGCGCGATGCCGAGTGGATGGGCCGCCTCTACAACTTCCTCGGGCTGTCGGTCGGCATCAACCTGTCCGGCATGGAGCACGAGCAGAAGCACGAAGCCTACGGCGCCGACATCACCTACGGCACCAACAACGAGTTCGGCTTCGACTACCTGCGCGACAACATGGTCTACGAGACCGAGGCACGCGTGCAGCGCGCGCTGAACTTCTCGATCGTCGACGAAGTGGACTCGATCCTGATCGACGAGGCGCGCACGCCGCTGATCATCTCGGGCCAGGCCGAGGACCACACCGAACTATACGTGCGCATGAACGCGCTGCCGCCGCTGCTCGAGCGTCAGATCGGCGAGGAGAAGGCCGACGGCACCGGCGTCGAGAAGCCGGGCGACTACACGCTCGACGAGAAGGGGCGCCAGGTGTTCCTCACCGAGTCGGGCCACGAGAAGGCCGAGCGACTGCTCGCCGAGTGGGGCCTGATCGGCGAGGGCGAAAGCCTCTATGCGCCGCAGAACATCACGCTGATGCACCACGTGTACGCGGCGCTGCGCGCCCACACGCTGTTCCATCTCGACCAGCACTACGTGGTGCAGAACGGCGAGGTGGTGATCGTCGACGAGTTCACGGGCCGCCTGATGGCGGGCCGGCGCTGGTCAGACGGCCTGCACCAGGCGGTCGAGGCGAAGGAGCACGCGAAGATCCAGAGCGAGAACCAGACGCTCGCCTCGATCACGTTCCAGAACTACTTCCGGATGTACGCGAAGCTGTCGGGCATGACCGGCACGGCCGACACCGAAGCCTACGAGTTCAACGAGATCTACGGCCTCGAGACGGTCGTGATCCCGACCAACCGCCCGCCGAAGCGGATCGACAAGCAGGACCAGATCTACAAGAGTGCGAAGGAGCGCTACGACGCGGTGATCCGCGACATCCGCGACTGCTACGAGCGCGGCCAGCCCGTGCTGGTCGGTACCACCTCGATCGAGAACTCGGAGTTGCTCTCGCACCTGCTCAAGCAGGCCGGGCTGCCGCACGAGGTGCTGAACGCGAAGCAGCACGCGCGCGAAGCGGCGATCGTCGCCGAGGCGGGGCGCCCGAAGCGGATCACGATCGCCACCAACATGGCGGGCCGCGGCACTGACATCGTGCTCGGCGGCAACGTCGAGAAGCAGGCGTCGTTCATCGAGGCCGACGACGCGATCCCGGCCGAGGAAAAGGTCGCGCGCATCCAGCAACTGCACGACGAGTGGGAAACGCTGCACGAGCAGGTGAAGGCCGCGGGCGGCCTGCACATCATCGGCACCGAGCGCCACGAGTCGCGCCGTATCGACAACCAGCTGCGCGGCCGTGCGGGCCGCCAGGGCGATCCGGGTTCGTCGCGCTTCTACCTGTCGCTCGACGATCCGCTGCTGCGCATCTTCGCCGGCGACCGCGTGCGCGCCATCATGGACCGCCTGAAGATGCCCGAAGGCGAGGCGATCGAGGCCGGCATCGTGACGCGCTCGATCGAATCGGCGCAGCGCAAGGTCGAGGCGCGCAACTTCGACATCCGCAAGCAGCTGCTCGAATACGACGACGTGTCGAACGATCAGCGCAAGGTGATCTACCAGCAGCGCAACGAGCTGCTCGAGGCGAACGACATCGCCGAGACCATCGGCGCGATGCGCCATGGCGTGATCACCGAGATCGTCCACCAGTACGTGCCGCAGGGCAGCATCGAGGAGCAATGGGACCTGCCCGAGCTCGAGGAAGCGCTGCGCAACGACTGGGGCCTCGATCTCGCGGTCCAGGAGATGGTCAACGAATCGCAGTCGATCAACGTCGATGAAATCCTCGAAGCCGTGACGACGGCCGCCGACGAGCACTACGAGGCGAAGGTCGCGCTGGTCGGCCGCGAGGCGTTCAGCTCGTTCGAGCGCTCGATCATGCTGCAGACGCTCGACCGCCTCTGGCGCGAGCATCTGGCCGCGCTCGACCATCTGCGCCAAGGCATCCACCTGCGCGGCTACGCGCAGAAGAATCCGAAGCAGGAGTACAAGCGCGAGGCGTTCGAACTGTTTGCGGCGATGCTCGAGGCGACCAAGCAGGAAGTCACGCGGATCGTCATGAACGTGCAGATTCAGTCGCCGGAACAGCTCGAGGAAGTCGCCGAGCAGATCGAGGAATCGGGCGGCCAGTTGGTCGAGAACGTCGAACTGCGTCATGCCGATTTCTCCGACACCGGCGCCGCAGTGGCGACGGTGGCCACGGCCGAGATGGTCGGCAGCGCGATGGCGGCGGGTGCGGGCGGCGAACTGGCGGGCGACGTGCCGCGCGTCGGGCGCAACGATCCGTGCCCGTGCGGCAGCGGCAAGAAGTACAAGCACTGCCACGGCAAGCTGAGCTGA
- the argJ gene encoding bifunctional glutamate N-acetyltransferase/amino-acid acetyltransferase ArgJ gives MAVNFPSIDPAQLHPVAGVTLGWAEASIRKPNRKDVLVISVEEGATVAGVFTENRFCAAPVIVCREHLAGVRTGAPAIRALVVNTGNANAGTGEPGLAATRETCAELARLTGFAPSQVLPFSTGVILEPLPVDRLKAGLPAALANRAAANWYDAAQAIMTTDTLPKAASRQVAIDGHTVTLTGISKGAGMIKPNMATMLGFLAFDAAVAQPVLDQLVKDVANRSFNCITIDGDTSTNDSFILIASGKSSLPAVTSTDSPAYAALREAVTEVAQTLSQLIVRDGEGATKFMTVQVEGGRDVAECRQIAYAIGHSPLVKTAFYASDPNLGRILAAIGYAGIADLEVGRIDLYLDDVLVAKAGGRNPDYQEADGQRVMKQSEITIRVLLGRGDASATIWTCDLSHEYVSINADYRS, from the coding sequence ATGGCTGTCAATTTCCCCTCGATCGATCCCGCGCAACTGCATCCCGTCGCCGGCGTCACGCTCGGCTGGGCGGAAGCCAGCATCCGCAAGCCGAACCGCAAGGACGTGCTCGTCATCTCCGTGGAGGAGGGGGCGACGGTGGCCGGCGTGTTCACCGAGAACCGCTTCTGCGCGGCGCCGGTGATCGTCTGTCGCGAGCATCTGGCGGGCGTGCGCACCGGCGCGCCGGCGATCCGCGCACTGGTCGTGAACACCGGCAACGCCAACGCCGGCACGGGCGAGCCGGGCCTCGCCGCGACCCGCGAGACCTGCGCCGAACTCGCGCGCCTGACCGGCTTCGCGCCTTCGCAGGTGCTGCCGTTCTCGACCGGCGTGATCCTCGAACCGCTGCCTGTCGATCGCCTGAAAGCCGGCCTGCCCGCCGCGCTCGCGAATCGCGCGGCCGCGAACTGGTACGACGCCGCGCAGGCGATCATGACCACCGACACGCTGCCGAAGGCGGCCTCGCGGCAGGTGGCGATCGACGGCCATACGGTCACGCTGACCGGCATCAGCAAGGGTGCCGGCATGATCAAGCCGAACATGGCGACCATGCTCGGCTTCCTCGCGTTCGACGCGGCCGTCGCCCAGCCGGTGCTCGACCAGCTCGTGAAGGACGTGGCGAACCGCTCGTTCAACTGCATCACGATCGACGGCGACACCTCGACCAACGACTCCTTCATCCTGATCGCCTCGGGCAAGTCGAGCCTGCCGGCCGTCACTTCTACCGACTCGCCCGCCTACGCGGCGCTGCGCGAGGCCGTGACCGAGGTCGCGCAGACGCTCTCGCAGCTGATCGTGCGCGACGGCGAGGGCGCCACGAAGTTCATGACGGTGCAGGTCGAGGGCGGCCGCGACGTGGCCGAATGCCGGCAGATCGCCTACGCGATCGGCCATTCGCCACTCGTGAAGACCGCGTTCTACGCGTCGGACCCCAACCTCGGGCGGATTCTCGCGGCGATCGGCTATGCCGGCATCGCCGATCTCGAAGTCGGCAGGATCGACCTCTATCTCGACGACGTGCTGGTCGCAAAGGCGGGTGGCCGCAACCCCGACTACCAGGAAGCCGACGGCCAGCGCGTGATGAAGCAGAGCGAGATCACGATCCGCGTGCTGCTCGGTCGCGGCGACGCGAGCGCGACGATCTGGACCTGCGATCTGTCGCACGAGTACGTGAGCATCAACGCCGACTACCGGTCGTAA